One window from the genome of Ammospiza nelsoni isolate bAmmNel1 chromosome 16, bAmmNel1.pri, whole genome shotgun sequence encodes:
- the SH3RF2 gene encoding LOW QUALITY PROTEIN: E3 ubiquitin-protein ligase SH3RF2 (The sequence of the model RefSeq protein was modified relative to this genomic sequence to represent the inferred CDS: substituted 1 base at 1 genomic stop codon) — MDDLALLDLLECPVCFEKLDASAKVLPCQHTFCKPCLQRILKSQKELRCPECRTLVLGSIEQLPSNLLLIRLLDGVRCGQNAGRFGSVQRSGVLSSPASIRRVPRGLQLHQHRLATNPRIHMEGVPRARALYSYRGHNPGELRFNKGDTIALLRQLDDNWYLGELNGASGVFPASSVQVIKQLPLPRPLYGLELRGRDKAGGKDILTFPKQSIGGSAGHRGECWAPGAVLGTGGSAGHREQCWPXPLKPRARCCLLQPGTAQQLLQATKGHWSPPPRAASLRPAKAPAEPAALPKAPEARRKSLRQFSLTTALNTLNRMVHAERPALHISPPVLISSSNPSVPTQSCESAELPCGTPLQVSAGVYPAPGALGPPAAIVTLPHLQHHGPAYLKSSLTDSKMPSLYTSWTLSTSSLSSQGSVSEGGPRQSRALRPLLLPVPIPCPGRAPAPLRRGRGSARRNGSLQRPGQAGTPVQTTGSLRRPSAAGRAQHFQLYPHSVPGTDETARPNPSYEAAPALLLRGGESRSPSVCSSVILDAKEPSVKSEAAPKPPASAPPSILVKPETSRNSAEKQVKTVRFQNHSPPPPKRHSLQPSPRLARSRTEPGPEALLPEPRLGPELLVLYSPRLGSSPLHPRRALHPKALSLDLSGQLTFPIKKSYSSISAN; from the exons ATGGATGACTTGGCTCTCCTTGACCTGTTGGAGTGTCCCGTGTGCTTTGAGAAGCTCGACGCCTCAGCAAAGGTGCTGCCGTGCCAGCACACGTTCTGCAAGCCCTGTCTGCAGAGGATCCTGAAATCGCAGAAGGAGCTGCGGTGCCCCGAGTGCAGGACCCTCGTCCTAGGCAGCATCGAGCAGCTGCCCTCCAACCTGCTCCTCATTCGCCTCCTGGATGGAGTCCGGTGCGGACAGAACGCCGGCAGGTTTGGCTCGGTGCAGAGGTCGGGGGTCCTGTCGTCCCCCGCCTCCATCAGGAGGGTCCccagggggctgcagctgcaccagcaCCGGCTGGCCACCAATCCCCGGATCCACATGGAGGGG GTGCCACGGGCCAGGGCTCTGTACTCGTACCGCGGGCACAACCCGGGCGAGCTGCGCTTCAACAAGGGCGACACCATCGCGCTGCTGCGCCAGCTGGACGACAACTGGTACCTGGGCGAGCTGAACGGCGCCAGCGGCGTCTTCCCGGCCAGCTCCGTGCAGGTCATCAAGCAGCTGCCCCTGCCGCGCCCGCTCTACGGCCTGGAGCTGCGGGGCCGGGACAAGGCGGGCGGCAAGGACATCCTCACCTTCCCCAAG cagagcatcgggggcagtgctgggcaccgGGGGGAGTGCTGGGCACcgggagcagtgctgggcaccgggggcagtgctgggcatcGGGAGCAGTGCTGGCCGTAACCCCTGAAGCCCCGTGCCCGCTGTTGTCTCTTGCAGCCCGGCAcggcccagcagctcctgcaggccacCAAGGGCCACTGGTCGCCGCCGCCCCGGGCCGCGTCCCTGCGCCCGGCCAAGGCCCCTGCAGAGCCGGCGGCGCTGCCCAAGGCGCCCGAGGCGCGCAGGAAGAGCCTGCGGCAGTTCTCGCTCACCACGGCCCTCAACACGCTGAACCGCATGGTGCACGCCGAGCGCCCCGCGCTGCACATCAGCCCCCCCGTGCTCATCAGCTCCAGCAACCCCAGCGTGCCCACCCAGAGCTGCGAGAGCGCCGAGCTGCCCTGCGGCACCCCGCTCCAGGTAAG CGCCGGG GTCTACCCCGCGCCAGGAGCACTGGGGCCCCCGGCAGCCATCGTGACCCTtccccacctgcagcaccacGGGCCGGCCTATCT GAAATCCAGTCTCACCGACTCGAAGATGCCTTCCCTGTACACCTCCTGGACGCTGTCCACGTCCTCGCTGTCCTCGCAGGGCAGCGTGTCCGAGGGCGGCCCGCGGCAGAGCCGAGCCCTGcggccgctgctgctgcccgtGCCCATCCCGTGCCCCGGCcgggccccggccccgctgcgccGCGGCCGCGGCAGCGCCAGGAGGA ACGGATCCCTGCAGAGGCCGGGCCAGGCGGGGACCCCCGTGCAGACCACCGGCTCCCTCCGGCGCCCCTCGGCTGCGGGGCGAGCTCAGCACTTCCAGCTGTACCCGCACAGCGTCCCCGGCACGGACGAGACAGCGAGGCCAAACCCCTCCTATGAGGCTGCCCCGGCGCTGCTGCTCAGGGGAGGGGAGAGCCGAAGCCCCTCGGTGTGCAGCTCGGTGATCCTGGACGCCAAAGAGCCCTCGGTGAAGAGCGAGGCCGCTCCAAAGCCGCCGGCGTCAGCCCCGCCGTCCATCCTGGTGAAACCAGAAACGTCCCGCAACAGCGCCGAGAAG CAAGTGAAGACGGTGAGGTTCCAGAACCACAGCCCGCCGCCGCCCAAGCggcacagcctgcagccctCGCCGAGGCTGGCCcgcagcaggacagagcccgGCCCCGAGGCGCTCCTGCCCGAGCCCCGCCTGGGCCccgagctgctggtgctgtacTCGCCGCGCCTGGGCTCCAGCCCGCTGCACCCGCGCCGGGCGCTGCACCCCAAGGCGCTGTCGCTGGACCTCTCGGGGCAGCTGACCTTCCCCATCAAGAAGAGCTACAGCAGCATCTCGGCAAACTGA